In Chitinophagaceae bacterium C216, the genomic stretch AAACGTTCCGCCAAAACCACAACATTCATCGGGTCTGTTGATGTGTTTGATATTGATATTCTGAATGGTTTTCAAAAGTTCTTCTGTTTTATTGAAGCGAGGTTCCTGCCATTCGGAGCGAGAACTGATGTGCAATCCCCTGATAGAACTGCAACTGTTGTGAATGGCGACTGTATGCGGAAATGATAAGTCAGAAAAATCCGTGATTTTCAGAACATCTGTGAAAAACTCCACTAACTCAATTGTTTTTGCCCGCATTGCCGTTACTTTTTCAGTTTGCTCGATGGCATCGAAATGAAGTTTTATTTGTTTCACGCAACTTCCGGCAGGACCAACGATATAATCTACGTCCAAATCCTGAAAATTTTGAGCAAAAACTTTTTCCATCTTTGCCGAATTTTTCTGATCTCCTTCATTGGCAGTCGGCTGTCCGCAACAGGTTTGATTAAGTGGAACGACAACTTCTATGTTGTGTTTTTCTAATAATTCCAACGTGGCAATTGCAACTTCGGGATAGATAAGGTCTATATAACAAGGGACAAAAAGTGCTACTTTCATAATATTTTTGAAAATTTTTTCAAATTAAATTTACGATATTGTCAGTCTTAAATTTTATTCGTTAGTAATTTGGAATGATTATAGATTTGTAATTAAAATTCCATTGGTACTTCCATTACGAGAACCCAAGCCCATTCCTTTCCTGCATCAACTCTATCATCATTCAACACCCGCAATGCGCCAATGTGCATACGTTCGGGATTGTGATAATTTGCAAAACTAAACGTGTGATAGGATTATAACTAGCCGTGTCTTACGTGTTCTCTTGTTTCTACTTTGTTCAATATTGTTTTAGCCATATTGATTAAATTTTTATTATGTTCTTAAGTAGCTCTTTTATTGAGTTGGTAGTGCGGTTGTGTAACATTGCCTGTAACTCTCAAATATACGCAATATTTTTTTTGAAGGAAAAAATTAATTAATTAATCTTTTTGTATGCTTATGGTATT encodes the following:
- the lutA_2 gene encoding Lactate utilization protein A — protein: MKVALFVPCYIDLIYPEVAIATLELLEKHNIEVVVPLNQTCCGQPTANEGDQKNSAKMEKVFAQNFQDLDVDYIVGPAGSCVKQIKLHFDAIEQTEKVTAMRAKTIELVEFFTDVLKITDFSDLSFPHTVAIHNSCSSIRGLHISSRSEWQEPRFNKTEELLKTIQNINIKHINRPDECCGFGGTFCVTDEAVSAKMGQDKVSDYVRNEIEYVVSPDMSCLMHQKGVSDKEKTGLKFLHVAQVLNNGPF